One window of Scheffersomyces stipitis CBS 6054 chromosome 1, whole genome shotgun sequence genomic DNA carries:
- a CDS encoding repressed by TUP1 protein 5, translating into YATYPSVAKTASINGFADRIYDDLPACAQPCMHQDTRITPCPYWDTGCLCVMPHFGGRIGECVASACRGQDVSVATSLAVSICSSAGVWDPYWIIPPSVSSALSSAAAEVATTSATPTED; encoded by the coding sequence TACGCTACTTACCCAAGCGTTGCAAAGACTGCTTCTATTAATGGTTTTGCTGACAGAATTTATGATGATCTTCCAGCATGCGCTCAACCATGTATGCATCAAGACACCAGAATCACACCATGTCCATACTGGGACACTGGCTGTCTCTGTGTCATGCCTCACTTTGGTGGACGTATCGGAGAGTGTGTTGCCAGTGCTTGTCGTGGTCAGGATGTTCTGGTTGCTACCAGCTTGGCTGTTTCTATCTGTTCTAGTGCTGGTGTCTGGGATCCATACTGGATTATTCCACCCTCGGTTTCTTcagctctttcttctgctgctgccgaAGTTGCAACTACCAGTGCCACCCCAACTGAAGATTAA
- the SIS2 gene encoding Halotolerance protein HAL3 (contains flavoprotein domain), translating to MDPPQSSKSHGQASTESPDSQQLQNNKATELNHTKHIISGEPGASPTRTSNAPGAPALRIDTVQSEAPHSSNPSESAEPIPEITTESSSSNLSSSKSHPKYTSSASTSFGSSIHSPIPHKIFRPAVAATPESSNDALVREVKKDANANDTNGKDANVKNAANSSSGATGISIGSANSAVSLNSTPAPRRKSTITALKVKADPTLKSCLSPTSDATSTLNSTLSMLPHNESISLLDNTQHPSFLIKSDNISPNKHGLLGINQKGTATPSYDDEHARSHVSYTPLVTSNSASVVSSVPVSPPRNTSKSPPSRMNSLRYSNQDEKRVIESMRLSNNSSLASEERQKSFGSISGSGIGSVSGSFSDPGAGPGAAITEENGPAITSDDNSRNNKLHLLIGITGCISIHKNIFLMIDKFFELYTHDKLEIQVILTKSAEWFLTDKLHKFESLGVKVWFSGDDVKYFLSSPFQKHVALFQNPNSAYRPKLTSNLLSQYSLAHDLQKWTDVFLLAPLSANTMAKLIGGLSDDFLTNLLHVWPIPQSNQTLAVPEGNSTILSNSLVCPKPIVAALALTNSMYSHPITKKQLVLLQESYPNMSILKPVEKCVDIDGNISMGGMRAWREVVDFVCKKLGQPPQDEDDEDDEDDNDGDEEELDQDEQADQDEEDEDQSSYSQTEADGIKTASSEKSRSEVKTAPVIDLKSEQKPKLKEEKKEPSLEIHEDLTLQPIISNRDEKRSLSNGGPESSTRHRRNTITRKELQEHEKLALQNARLNAGLGVSPIPVKPQQN from the coding sequence ATGGATCCTCCCCAATCCCTGAAATCGCACGGACAGGCTAGCACTGAATCTCCAGATTctcaacaattgcaaaacaACAAAGCCACCGAGCTCAACCATACTAAGCATATAATCCTGGGCGAACCAGGCGCATCACCTACACGAACTTCAAATGCGCCCGGGGCGCCAGCACTAAGAATTGATACTGTTCAATCGGAAGCGCCTCATTCTTCCAATCCTTCTGAATCGGCTGAACCCATTCCAGAAATCACCACTGAGTCCCTGAGCCTGAATTTGTCTCTGTCCAAAAGCCACCCCAAGTATACGTCGTCAGCTCTGACTCTGTTTGGCTCTAGCATACATTCTCCAATCCCACACAAGATATTCAGACCTGCTGTAGCAGCAACTCCTGAATCCAGTAACGATGCGCTTGTTCGCGAAGTGAAGAAAGACGCAAATGCAAACGACACAAATGGAAAAGACGCAAACGTGAAAAATGCTGCTAATTCAAGCTCTGGCGCTACTGGAATTTCCATAGGCTCGGCCAACtctgctgtttctttgAATTCCACGCCTGCCCCTAGACGAAAATCTACCATCACAGCCTTGAAGGTGAAAGCAGACCCAACGTTGAAGTCGTGCTTATCCCCTACTTCCGACGCTACCAGCACTCTCAATCTGACTCTATCGATGCTTCCCCATAACGAACTGATTTCGCTCTTGGACAATACCCAACATCCATCGTTTTTGATCAAGTCCGACAATATCAGCCCTAATAAGCACGGGTTACTAGGAATTAATCAAAAGGGTACCGCTACACCCTCCTACGATGACGAACATGCTCGTTCTCACGTATCATATACTCCCTTAGTGACTAGTAATTCAGCCTCTGTAGTCTCGTCTGTGCCCGTATCTCCTCCTAGGAACACATCTAAGTCGCCTCCGTCACGAATGAACTCATTGCGGTACTCCAACCAAGACGAGAAGCGCGTGATAGAAAGCATGCGTCTTTCAAATAACAGCTCTTTAGCTTCTGAAGAAAGGCAGAAAAGCTTTGGCTCTATCTCTGGTTCCGGAATTGGGTCTGTCTCAGGTTCATTTTCTGATCCTGGAGCTGGTCCAGGAGCTGCAAtcacagaagaaaatggtCCTGCTATAACCTCAGATGATAACTCGCGAAATAATAAGTTGCATTTGCTTATAGGTATCACCGGTTGTATTTCCATCCACAAGAACATTTTTCTTATGAttgacaagttcttcgAGCTCTACACTCACGATAAGTTGGAGATCCAGGTGATACTCACAAAATCGGCAGAATGGTTTCTCACTGACAAGTTGCACAAGTTCGAACTGTTGGGTGTCAAGGTGTGGTTCAGTGGAGACGACGTTAAGTACTTCCTTTCCAGTCCATTTCAGAAGCACGTCGCTCTTTTCCAAAACCCCAATTCTGCCTACAGACCCAAGCTCACATCTAATCTCTTGAGCCAATACAGTTTGGCCCACGATTTACAGAAATGGACCGATGTTTTCTTGTTGGCCCCATTATCTGCGAATACCAtggccaagttgattgGTGGGTTGTCAGACGATTTTTTGACCAATTTGTTGCATGTTTGGCCCATTCCACAGTCGAACCAAACTCTCGCTGTTCCCGAAGGCAATTCGACGATCTTGTCTAACTCCTTGGTTTGTCCTAAACCTATTGTTGCGGCGTTAGCTCTTACCAACTCCATGTATTCACACCCAATCACCAAGAAACAGTTGGTGCTATTGCAAGAAAGCTACCCCAACATGAGTATCTTGAAACCGGTGGAAAAATGTGTTGATATAGACGGTAATATTTCCATGGGAGGAATGCGCGCTTGGAGAGAAGTGGTGGACTTTGTTTGCAAGAAATTGGGACAACCTCcacaagatgaagacgacgaagatgacgaagatgacaacGATGGTGACGAAGAGGAACTAGACCAGGACGAACAGGCtgatcaagatgaagaagatgaagatcaaAGCAGCTACAGTCAGACGGAAGCTGATGGTATCAAAACGGCATCCTCAGAGAAATCCAGATCAGAAGTGAAGACGGCGCCTGTTATTGATTTGAAGTCTGAGCAAAAGCCCAAactcaaagaagaaaagaaggagcCATCTCTTGAGATCCACGAGGATTTGACGTTGCAGCCAATCATCAGCAACAGAGACGAAAAGAGATCTTTGTCCAATGGTGGCCCAGAGTCCTCAACTCGGCatagaagaaatacaaTAACTAGAAAGGAACTCCAAGAACATGAGAAGTTGGCTCTACAGAATGCCAGACTCAATGCCGGCTTGGGCGTTTCTCCTATACCTGTGAAACCGCAACAAAACTAG
- the ALD7 gene encoding aldehyde dehydrogenase (aldehyde dehydrogenase some similarity to GAPN), with translation MTPPSANTLKDSVSSVESFTKIDKATPSASTKASESILKYTALDDIPVGVKKLTDSFHKNGKTHSIQYRLNQLRNLYFVIKDNQDAICDALFKDFGRVPTESQILEIDGSLNELVHTMANLHNWLKPEPVKDLPITLKSNPIYIERIPYGVVLIISPFNYPFFLSFSAIIGAIAAGNVVVFKPSELTPHFSQLFTNLLSEALDDDLLFTINGSIPETTKALEQKYDKIMYTGNNAVGTIIAKKAAETLTPVILELGGKSPAFVLDDLSEKELTVVARRIAWGRFTNAGQTCVAVDYVLAHDSIKERLVREIVKVVKEEFYPELNKDNKDFTHIIHDRAVSNLSKIIKTTKGKIVVGGDVDEASRYVAPTVVDNVDWDDSTMKGEIFGPILPILSYSSLDEALSRLQSRHDTPLAQYIFTGGSTSRAKNPKLNKISQQIRSGGAVINDVLMHVALTNAPFGGIGSSGSGSYHGWFSFRAFTHERTTMEQKLWNDFVLKARYPPFTEKNQKLVSASQTDYNGKVWFDRQGDVRVKGPSGLFSTWTSVAGVAALIYYFVGNL, from the coding sequence ATGACTCCTCCTTCAGCAAACACCCTCAAGGACTCCGTTTCGTCCGTCGAATCGTTCACAAAGATCGACAAGGCCACCCCCTCGGCTTCCACCAAGGCTTCTGAGTCCATCTTGAAGTACACTGCTTTGGACGACATTCCTGTTGGAGTCAAGAAGCTTACTGACTCGTTCCACAAGAATGGAAAGACTCACTCCATCCAGTACAGattgaaccagttgagAAACCTCTATTTTGTCATCAAGGATAACCAGGATGCCATCTGCGATGCCCTCTTCAAGGATTTCGGCAGAGTGCCTACTGAGTCGcagatcttggaaatcgatGGAAGCTTGAACGAGTTGGTGCACACCATGGCCAACTTGCACAACTGGTTGAAACCCGAACCTGTCAAGGACTTGCCCATTACATTGAAGCTGAATCCTATCTACATTGAAAGAATTCCCTACGGAGTTGTGTTGATCATCTCTCCCTTCAACTACCCATTCTTCCTCTCATTTTCAGCCATCATTGGGGCCATTGCTGCTGGTAACGTGGTTGTGTTCAAGCCCTCCGAATTGACCCCACACTTTTCGCAGTTGTTCACTAACTTGTTGTCTGAGGCTCTTGATGATGACCTTTTGTTCACCATAAACGGTTCGATTCCCGAGACCACGAAGGCCTTGGAACAGAAGTACGACAAGATCATGTACACCGGTAATAACGCTGTAGGAACCATTATCGCCAAGAAGGCTGCCGAGACTTTAACTCCTGTCATCTTAGAGTTGGGAGGAAAGTCACCAGCGTTTGTCTTGGACgatctttctgaaaagGAGTTGACCGTCGTAGCCAGAAGAATCGCATGGGGTAGATTTACCAATGCTGGTCAAACCTGTGTGGCCGTGGACTATGTTTTGGCTCATGACTCTATCAAAGAGAGATTGGTTCGCGAGATCGTCAAGGTGGTCAAGGAGGAGTTCTATCCAGAACTTAACAAAGACAACAAGGACTTCACCCACATTATCCACGACCGTGCTGTATCCAACTTATCCAAGATCATCAAGACCACCAAGGGTaagattgttgttggaggTGATGTAGACGAAGCCTCGAGGTACGTGGCTCCAACTGTCGTGGACAATGTAGACTGGGACGACTCTACCATGAAGGGCGAGATCTTTGGTCCTATCTTGCCTATCTTGTCGTACAGCTCTTTGGATGAAGCTTTGTCAAGATTGCAGAGTCGTCATGACACTCCTTTGGCACAGTATATCTTCACTGGTGGATCGACTTCCCGTGCTAAGAACCCTAAACTTAACAAGATCTCACAGCAGATCAGATCCGGTGGTGCTGTCATTAACGATGTCTTGATGCACGTAGCCTTAACTAATGCCCCATTCGGAGGTATTGGTAGTTCCGGTTCGGGATCGTACCATGGTTGGTTTTCTTTCCGTGCATTTACTCATGAGAGAACCACCATGGAACAAAAGTTGTGGAACGACTTTGTTTTGAAGGCTAGATACCCTCCTTTCACAgaaaagaaccagaagttgGTCAGTGCTTCACAGACAGACTACAACGGTAAGGTCTGGTTTGATAGACAAGGGGACGTCAGAGTCAAGGGTCCATCGGGCTTGTTCAGCACTTGGActtctgttgctggtgtCGCAGCCTTGATCTACTACTTTGTTGGTAATTTGTAG
- the SVF1 gene encoding protein involved in the diauxic switch, which translates to MLKWVQSGLSAVAGTAEPEYGREAIHTITDSIVNGNGDVAVSRDTTIKDFNWLCLDYTNVETQTFYFTDLVNKYAGFAQIIHSNLMGVHTTAQFTFRLFHHDEDKAEDNIWTSTKLENFRTDGSNFYADKVSFELNDDNTTYTLKSHVTEEALVELTVTRLTPGVIFGKDGTTYYGDDVANPWGSMRHLFWPRCTVNGTVKTPTQTFEISGYTMFVMALQGMKPHHAAKAWNFMNFHSKTYSAVQMEFTTPISYANTKVNVGIISKDGEIVLATINNVVLHQDPKEDPGVGWHVPTAITFKYIKDKKEEVAKDDDVVVGSVSGPLTTLVERVDVMAEIPQLVKNIVSGVVGTKPYIYQYCNEFDIEVGQDKEKGLGFTEVTFISE; encoded by the coding sequence ATGTTGAAATGGGTTCAATCTGGCCTTTCGGCCGTGGCCGGCACTGCCGAGCCTGAGTACGGAAGAGAAGCCATCCACACCATCACCGACTCTATCGTCAATGGTAATGGTGACGTTGCTGTCTCTAGAGATACTACCATCAAGGACTTCAACTGGTTGTGTCTAGACTACACCAACGTCGAGACCCAGACGTTCTACTTCACCGACTTGGTCAACAAGTACGCAGGCTTTGCGCAGATCATCCATTCAAACCTTATGGGCGTTCACACTACAGCACAGTTCACTTTCCGTTTGTTTCACCACGACGAAGACAAGGCTGAAGACAACATCTGGACTTcaaccaagttggaaaactttCGCACCGATGGCTCAAACTTCTACGCTGACAAAGTGTCGTTTGAACTCAACGACGACAATACCACTTACACCTTGAAGTCGCACGTAACCGAAGAGGCGCTTGTAGAATTAACTGTGACACGGTTGACTCCCGGTGTCATCTTTGGTAAAGACGGAACCACTTACTACGGTGATGACGTAGCAAACCCCTGGGGTTCGATGAGACACTTGTTCTGGCCAAGATGTACCGTTAACGGCACAGTCAAGACTCCAACCCAGACGTTTGAAATTTCTGGCTACACCATGTTTGTCATGGCTCTTCAGGGCATGAAGCCTCACCACGCTGCCAAGGCCTGGAACTTCATGAACTTCCACTCGAAAACCTACTCAGCTGTCCAAATGGAATTCACTACGCCTATTTCGTACGCCAACACCAAAGTCAACGTCGGCATCATCTCTAAGGATGGTGAAATCGTCCTTGCCACCATTAACAACGTAGTACTCCACCAAGACCCCAAGGAGGATCCTGGTGTGGGCTGGCACGTGCCTACAGCCATTACCTTCAAGTACATCaaggacaagaaggaagaagtgGCCAAGGACGACGACGTTGTCGTAGGTTCTGTTTCCGGTCCTTTGACCACTTTGGTGGAGAGGGTCGATGTCATGGCAGAGATTCCGCAATTGGTCAAAAACATCGTCTCTGGTGTTGTTGGAACCAAGCCGTACATCTACCAGTACTGCAACGAATTTGACATCGAAGTGGGCCAGGACAAGGAAAAGGGTCTTGGATTCACAGAAGTCACATTCATTTCTGAATAG